One Bombus fervidus isolate BK054 chromosome 5, iyBomFerv1, whole genome shotgun sequence DNA window includes the following coding sequences:
- the LOC139987831 gene encoding uncharacterized protein has product MDAETGAILALQILALCSIAAALLAYLMRQSRNATDEYETRNKLHVLVTSCDTSVGLQIALALYEAGYKVFAGLLDPSGNSPSMKIVRAIEQQKEREEDPTNTVQGNTQDPEIRARGRIVPLELDSTREDSLRACLDAVRAKLPAGEDGLWAIVYTGGLALSGAIERQPSSAWESMLRHNLVAPLRTARMFIPLLRVKRGRIILLGDSTTSYGTKIGTGLVAYSASRKAVEGAAEALKSELQSSGVDVVLLRPPPVNPLILYNSPVLKTSDVESGIISSEGTWTAPVSTHAIQNSLIPALTSPCPRISYDMVVKTRLFCR; this is encoded by the exons ATGGATGCTGAGACTGGGGCCATTTTGGCCCTACAAATATTAGCTCTCTGTTCGATAGCCGCTGCCCTGTTGGCCTACCTAATGCGGCAATCGAGGAACGCCACCGACGAGTACGAGACTCGTAACAAACTCCATGTACTCGTGACCAGCTGCGATACATCGGTAGGCTTGCAGATCGCCCTTGCACTTTACGAAGCTGGTTACAAG GTATTTGCTGGTCTATTGGATCCTTCTGGAAATTCACCATCAATGAAAATCGTAAGGGCGATAGAACAACAGAAAGAAAGGGAGGAGGATCCGACGAACACAGTTCAAGGGAACACGCAAGATCCGGAAATACGTGCTCGCGGTCGAATCGTACCATTGGAGTTGGACTCAACGAGAGAGGACAGTTTACGCGCTTGTTTGGATGCAGTTAGGGCGAAACTTCCGGCTGGCGAAGATG GTCTCTGGGCAATCGTGTACACTGGCGGTTTGGCTCTATCAGGTGCCATAGAGAGACAACCGAGTTCCGCGTGGGAATCGATGTTACGACATAACTTAGTGGCGCCACTTAGGACCGCGAGAATGTTCATTCCTCTTTTGCGCGTAAAAAGAG GACGCATCATTCTCTTGGGCGATTCCACGACAAGCTACGGTACCAAAATTGGAACAGGACTGGTAGCGTACAGTGCGTCCAGAAAAGCCGTAGAAGGAGCTGCAGAAGCATTAAAAAGCGAACTACAATCCTCCGGCGTTGACGTCGTTCTCCTTAGACCGCCACCCGTGAATCCTCTTATTCTTTACAATTCACCTGTTCTCAAAAC CTCCGACGTAGAGTCTGGAATAATATCTTCCGAGGGAACATGGACGGCGCCTGTATCTACACATGCCATTCAAAACTCATTAATCCCTGCACTAACGTCACCTTGCCCACGTATTTCTTACGACATGGTTGTCAAGACGAGGCTCTTCTGTAGATAA
- the Cpr11 gene encoding cuticular protein 11 codes for MALIQNLVVFALISITFASAQLKMFHEDDEDTGSVDRAGHSGGGGHGHAYSFHHFSGPVVGHHEEISWKDKHGHHHHDYKAHPKYKFAYGVDDKHTKDYHGQKEHRDGKEVEGEYHIHEPGGNMRSVKYHSHPHGGFFAEVHNYGGNDHSGGTYGGHKHR; via the exons ATGGCGTTGATACAG AACTTAGTTGTTTTTGCTCTGATCTCGATCACCTTTGCTAGTGCTCAACTAAAAATGTTTCACGAAG ACGACGAAGACACTGGTAGCGTAGATAGAGCCGGACACAGTGGGGGTGGAGGTCATGGTCATGCGTATTCCTTTCATCACTTTTCTGGACCCGTGGTGGGCCATCACGAAGAGATCAGTTGGAAAGACAAACACGGCCATCATCATCACGATTACAAGGCCCATCCTAAGTATAAGTTCGCCTATGGTGTGGATGATAAACACACTAAGGACTACCATGGACAGAAGGAGCATCGCGACG GGAAAGAGGTCGAAGGAGAGTACCATATTCACGAACCTGGTGGCAACATGAGGAGCGTAAAATACCATTCTCATCCCCATGGAGGTTTCTTCGCGGAAGTTCATAATTATGGAGGAAATGATCATTCTGGTGGTACTTATGGTGGACATAAGCATAGATAA